agctcatacaaaaaaaatatgcaaactcATTTGTAAAACTGTATGGTGCCAGAagagtaatctttttttttatcctataTCTGCCATTTTAGGGAATTTTTTGTATGTCAGCTGACACCGAAAAAATATGAATGTGGCTTAACAAAACCACAGAACTGACATGGGAGCATTTGCGTACTTCCAAAATGAGCTGCTTTCCTCCTGTGCTCGTTATTGTGTGCATAAAGGATACAAGATGCACCTGTCTGAAAGCAGGGCCTGAAGCTCCACCTTTGGTGCAGGGACGTTGTCGCCATGTGACTTGTGTTGTACAGTGCTGTGCATGCTGATGGCAGTGTATAACTTGTTCCTATTACTCTTTCAGGAAAAGAAGATCTTCAGAACCTGAGTCAGATTGGGGACGGTCATTGCAATGGCCAACAGTAGCTGCTTTACCCTGTCATCTTTCATCTTGATTGGCATCCCTGGTGTGGAAAATGCCCACATCTGGATCTCCATCCCGTTCTTCTTGATGTACGTCATAGCCCTTTTAGGGAACTCTTCCcttatatttattattaaaaCTGAATCCTGTCTTCAGCAACCCATGTACATGTTCCTTGCTATGCTGGCGGCCATTGACATTATTTTATCCACTACTACTATGCCTAAAATGCTCAGCATTTTTTGGTTCAATTCTAGAGAAATTGCTGTTGGTGGCTGCCTGGTCCAGATGTTCTTCATTCATTCACTGGCTACCATGGAGTCTGGAATTTTCCTGGCTATGGCCTTTGATCGTTATGTTGCAATATGCGAACCTCTGCATCATACGACCATCTTGACCAATCCTGTTGTAGCCAAAATGGGATTAGTTGCTGTTTTGAGGGGCGTGATTTATATTCTCCCTCTGCCGCTCTTAATTATTACAAGGTTTACGTACTACAAAACTAATGTCATTTCTCATACCTACTGCGAGCATATGGCCGTGGTGAATCTGACCTGTGATGATATATTCATCAATAACCTCTATGGTTTAACTATTGGGTTTTTTGTGTTAA
This sequence is a window from Rhinatrema bivittatum chromosome 5, aRhiBiv1.1, whole genome shotgun sequence. Protein-coding genes within it:
- the LOC115091630 gene encoding olfactory receptor 52M1-like, which gives rise to MTLGTVIAMANSSCFTLSSFILIGIPGVENAHIWISIPFFLMYVIALLGNSSLIFIIKTESCLQQPMYMFLAMLAAIDIILSTTTMPKMLSIFWFNSREIAVGGCLVQMFFIHSLATMESGIFLAMAFDRYVAICEPLHHTTILTNPVVAKMGLVAVLRGVIYILPLPLLIITRFTYYKTNVISHTYCEHMAVVNLTCDDIFINNLYGLTIGFFVLILDSVLIAVSYFKITQVILGLTTLEARLKSFKTCSSHICAILAFYTPITISSLTHRFGHNVAPPVHILLANFYLLVPPVLNPVVYAVRTKQIRQRVLGVFRKREVISPLYTSSLENPH